A segment of the Sphingopyxis sp. OAS728 genome:
CGTCACCTGTTCGGGCTTTTCGAGCGTGTTGGCGCTCATATAGGCGTGCGCTTCTTCGAGCGTCCAGCCGAGCGCGTTGAGCCCGGTATCGACCACCAGCCGCTGCGACACGAAACGCTGGTGCGACAGGAAACCATAATAATCATAGGGGTCGTCGAACAGCCCGGCCTCTTCGCCGAGCCCCGACGCATATTCGGCCCACCCCTCGTTGAAGGCGGTCGAGGCGTGCAGGTTTCGCCGGATTTCCGGGAGCGCGGTATTCTCCTGCTGCCGCGACAGATGGACATGATGGCCCGGCACCAGTTCGTGGAAGATCAGCGCGGCGGCATTCATCTGCATGCGGTCGGGAATGCCGTTGCCGCTGTAGAAATAGATACCTTCGGCGCCCGGTTCGGCCGGCGTCTGATAATAGCCGAAGGTCATGCCGGCCTCGAGCTCGCGCGGAAGTCGTTTCACTGCAGCCGGTGACTGCGGGGCTTTGCGGAACATCCGGTCGAAAACCGGCGCCATCCGGTCGAGATGGCGGGCATAGGTCGCCTCCAGCGCCTCGGCCGACGGCGCCTTTGCCTTGGGATCCTCCCGCAGGCGGTTATGGAACGATGCCTCGTCGCCATTATGGCCGAACTGCTCGATCCGCACGCGTTCCATCTCGGCGGCAAGGCGCCCGACTTCGTCGAGGCCGAGTTGGTGAAGCGCCGCCGGATCGAGGTTGGCGCCAAGGTGGTAGCGAAGCCAGAGCCGGTAGGCTTCGGCGCCGCCCGGCTGATGCATCATGCCGGCCGCCTCGGGCGCGGCCGCTTCATAGTCGGCGCCGATCGTGTCGAGCAGCCGGGCAAAGGCGGGCTTCAGCTTCGCCTCGACGATCTCCACGACCGCTGCGCGCGTGGCCGCGTCGGCCGGCCGGTCGTCGGCGAGAAGCACGGTCGAGACGGCGATCGACGCATTGCCTTCCAGTGTCTTGCGCGCATTGGGCAGGGCGGGCCGTGGCAGTCGCCACCCGCGTTCGGCCTGCGCCAGCACGCGCTCGCGCATGCCGTCGATGGCGCCCGCGAATTCCGATGCCAGTTTCACGTAGCGCGCGGTTTCGGCGGGATCGGTCAGGTCGATCGGTGCGAAGACCATCCGGGGAATGAGCGACAGCCAGAGGCCCGAATAGGGCGCGATGCCAAAACCGGTCCACCAGCGCTGCGGCTCGTCGATTTCGGTTTCCAGCCAGTGGCGTATGAAACCGGCGGTCAGGCGATCGGTCCGATCGAGTCCCGTCAGGTCGAGGCGGTCGAGCCGGTCGCGGCGTTGCCGGGCCGCGGCGGCTATCGCCTCGGCTTCGGTCAGGTCGCCGCGGCCGAAGCGCACGACCTTCCGACCCGATGCGCTTGCCATATAGGGATCACGTTCGAGGATCGCGGACCAGATGTCATCGACCAGCGCGTCGAGGGCAGGTTTCGCAGAATCGGTCGTCATACCGCCATCTCCCGGTGAATTTGTTGCAGCTTAATTGCGGACTCGACCGATGGCTTAGCTTAACGTACAAAACTGTTTGGAAAGCGTCTGAATCGGCGCATGTGGAGGCGGGATGATGGAATCCTTACCGGTTCACAAAGACTTGGAGAGCGAGATGGCGCTCGCAGCCGCGAGCCGGCCGGGCAATGTGCGGCGTCAAATGGCGGCTATGACGCCATCTGGGACTGCGGGAGGCGGGTTTCGCCGCTTCGCGATACAGGGCGATGTGCCGTCGCTGGCACTCAACTATGCGAAGCCGGACTGGGGCCTGCCCGAATATGAGGAACAGCCGCCCGAAATCGACATCATCGAACCGATGGGCGATCCCTGCCATTACCGGTTCCACATGGCGAAGGACTATGCGCAGGGCCATGTCGAGTTCTGCGGTCTCGCCGACGGCTTCCTTGTCCATTTTAATGACATAACGCATGATTTTCTGAACGCCATGTCGGTGCAGGCGCCCGATATCCTGCGCGTCCGCATCGCGAGCGACGGCGACGGCGAATATGTGACGGCCAAGGGCGATCGCATCGATCTGAAAGGTGCGATGTCGGCGATCATCGTCGAGCCTGCCGGTGTGTCGCCCGCGAAGGCCGTTTTCATCGGCCACAACCGTACCGTGACCGTCTATATCCACCGCGACACGCTGCGTCAGCTTTATGCCGACCGCGTCCACGAATTGCCGTCCGCATTGCAGGCCTTTGTCGGGGGGCGTCTGCGTGAGACGGTTGCGCAGCGGTTGCCGCTGAATGCGTCGCTGCTACGCTGTCTTGAGGATCTGCACGGCTGTGACCTCGATGGGCATAGCCGCCGGCTCTATATCCGGTCGAAGGCAATCGAGATTTTGTGCCAGGCGTTCAAGGCGATGGCGAAGGACGATAGCGCCGGAGCCATCGATGGCACGGCGCAGGTCACGCGCGGCGTGCTCAAGGCGCAGCAGCGCCTGTTGGAGAATTTTGTCGATCCCCCGTCACTCGAAGATCTGGCGCGTGATGTGGGGCTAAGCCGCAGCAGCCTTTGCGCGGGCTTCCGGCAGATCGTCGGGCAGACGGTGTTCGACTATATCGGCGACCTCCGCATGCGGCAGGCGCTGTCGATGCTCAACGAACGCACGGTCTCGATCACCGAAATCGCCTATGCCGTCGGCTACAGCCATCCGTCGAGCTTTTCTCTCGCGGTTCAGCGCCGCTTCGGTACGACGCCGAGCGAGCTTCGCCGGCGCGGATTGCCCGGCGCCTAGGCCGTTCCGCGGTTGAAATAGCCGGCGACGGTACCGACGATCCGGGCGCGGGCATCAGGGTGGCAATAGCCATGATGCCCGAAGCGGAAATAGTGAAACTGCGCGTCGGGGTTCTCGTCCGCGAGAACCAGCGCGAACGGCGCCTGCGCGTCATGGACACCGCAATAAAAGTCGAGCCGCACCGGGATCGAATGATAGTCGACGCCCCAGTCGTGCGCCGCCCATTTCAGCTCGGCCAGCAGCGCCGGTTTGTTCTTGCATTCCGTGACATACCACAGGATGTCGCCGATATCCTGTTCGGTGCCCGGCGGCGGGCCCATCAGGTTCAATGCATCGAACCTGCTTTTGCCCGGGCGCGGCTCGGTCTTCATCTTGCGTACCCGGCCCGACGCCGTCTCCGCGAGACTCGCGAGCAGCCAGGGCGCGTATCGCATCAGCCGATAGGCGATCGCCACCGACCCCGCCGTGACGCGCCGGGCCATCGGGTCGAACCAGGGCACCGTCGGATTGATCGGCACGGCACCGATCACGCGGTCGGACATGGCGGCGGCGATCGCCAGCGTCATCATGCCGCCGTTTGACTCTCCGAAACAGGCGAATTTGTCGATCTTCAGATGCGCCAGCAACTCGGCCAGATCGTGCGAATAGGCGCCGGCCGGGCGGCCGGGGCAAAGCGAGGAACCGCCGGCGCCGGGCCGGTTCGTCGAGATGAGCCGGATGTTGTTCGCTACCGCCTCGCGATGGAAGATCCCGGCTTCGGGGCTGAAACTGCCGCCGCCGTGGAAATAGAGCACGGGCCGTCCTTCGGGCACACCGAATTCCTGCCACGTCAGTTGCCTGCCATCGGCGAGGATGATCGATTGCACGGGGGGCTCGATCAGCGGGATTACGTCCATCGATTTCTTCCTTCTGCCGATATTGGCCTAGCGAGCCTATCGCTTGTCTCCGTGCGCCGCTTAGCTTGCAGTGCAAATTTGTTCGGCGATCGTAAAATGCAGCATTTTGTTATGCAGATATTGTCTTTGCCGGGGCAAGGCTGTCGCCGGGAAGGCAGGTCGATGGGGCCGACATTCCGGCCTAGGCGCGCACGCGATAGAATTGTCGCATGAATTCGAAGGCGGCCGGGTGCGCCAGCGTCATATGGCTCTCGTCCGGCATCAGCTTGCTGGAGAAATCGAGCCCCTTGACCGGTGTCGCGCCCGCTGTCCGGATGAATTCGATCGATCCGCCGCCGACCATATATTGATAGAGCCCAGGCACCGTCAGTTCGCGCGTGCCGACGGTGAGGTGCAGGTTACGCTCGCTGAGACCGCCGGCGGCGGCCGCGTCGGCGTGGAGTTTGAACACGGTCGACGCGCCGGGAAGGATGCCCGGACTGCTCGCGCCGAAATAGCGGAAGATCGTCCTGGGCTGGAGCGCGGCATAGGTGGTGAAAAGACCGCCATAGGAGTGGCCGAACAGCCCCAGATTGTCCGGCTGGATACGGTAGTTTTTGGCGATGAAGGGATAGAGCTCGTCGCTGAGGAAGGCGAGGAAACGGTCGCCCGCGGGATTTTCCAGATTATGGATGTAAAGCTCGATCCCGGCTTCATCGAGCAGGTCCGACGCGCCGCCGTTCCGCATTGCGTCGACCATCCCGGGCGGCAGCGGTTCCTTCGGCGGTAGCAGGTCGCGCGCGCGCACCGCGAGCGAGACGTCGGCGTCCTTGCCGGTGTAGCCGATGCAGACCTGGACCGTGGACTGATATTTGTCGATCAAATCCCATTGGCCAAGCTCGCAGAGCATCGTTGAAAAGGCAACGAAATGATTGCCGTCGGGCGCAAAGACCGCCGGAAAGCGGCGCGACGGATCCTTGTCATAAACCTCGGGGACCGAGACCCAGACGGCGTAACGCGCGCCGGCACGGGCCGAATCGATCTCATAATATTTCGTCCGCGGGAACATAGACGCATAGGGCATGGGCATCGACTGGAAGGTGCCCGGCGCGGCCTTCGGGGCCTTCGCGGTGGCCGACGTTGTAGCGGTGGCCGCAAGGCCGCCAGCCAGCAACAGCGCGGCGCGGCGATCGATCTTCTGGAGCATCTCGCTTTCCCTTCGATCAGAAATTGGCGGTGGCCGACAGGATGAAAGCGCGGGGGCGCGTGACCGTCGCATTGGTCGGAACCGGCTGCCCGGCATAAAGTGCGTTGGTCGCGAGCGACGTGTAGCCGAGTTTGTCGAACAGGTTTTCGACCCGAAGCTGGAGCGACACCGGCGACATTTCGAGCCCGGCGCGCAGATCGACGGTGGTCACCGATGGTATCTTGATATTAGGGTTCAGCGCATAGCCGGGATAGCTGCTCGGCATGTCGGACTGCATCCGGATTGTCGCGCCGATTGATCCCTTGATCTTGTCGGAGAAGGGAATTTTCTGGTCGGCGAACGCGGCGACGGTCCAGCTCGGCGTCAGCGGCAATTTGTCACCCGATTGCGCGCCCAGCGATGCCGCGGCAACCGGGTCGATCTTGCTGATGCGCGCGTTCGTGTGGCCGACATTGGCGCCGAAGACGAAATTCTGCGACGGCCGCGCCTGGAGTTCGAGCTCGAAACCGTCGACCTTGGCCGAACCGGCGTTGCCCTGCAGCGTGACGCCGCCGAACAGGGTGTTCAGCTGAATATCCTTCCAGTCTATATGATAGACGGCAAGGTTGGCGGAAAGCGCACCGTCGAGCGCGGTCGCCTTGACCCCGGCTTCGTAGTTCCAGACGGTATCCGCGCGGATTACCGTTTGCGCGGTGGGCGGCAGCAGCGTCGAATTTTGCGGGCCGCCGGGGCGATAGCCGCTCGCGGCGCGGGCATAGAGGCTGACATTGTCGGTCGGGCGATAGCGGACCGTCGCGAGATAGGTGGTCGCATCGTCGCTGAACGACGTCGAGGTCGGCTGTGTCGGCGCATAGAAGAGGATGCCGGCGGGGCCGCGCGACGACTGGTCGTTCTTCGCATAGCGGATGCCGCCGGTCACATCGAGCCGGTCGGTCAGATAGAAGGTCAGGTTCCCGAAGGCCGCATATTCCTCGTAATTCGCAAAGGAGGTGCTGCGGAACAGGATGTCGAACGGCGTGGGGAGCGGCGTGCCCGCCGCGTTGCGCGCGGTGATGACGAACGGGTAACGGCTTTTCTCGTTGGTGTAGAAACCGCCGGCGACGAATTCGAACGCCCCGATGCGGTCCGACACGAAGCGCAGTTCGGCCGAGAATTTCTTCATATTGGGACCAAGGTCGCCGATCGTCTGGGTGCCCGGCGGGACAATGCCGATGAGCGAAAGATAGCTGCCGTAGATGTCGGTATAGTCCGAACTGATCGCCGATTGCGTTTTGACGTAGTTCGCCACCGCGACGATGGCGCCGGCGTCGGTCTCGTAACTCGCGGTGCCGCCCACCGACCGATATTTGATCTGGCTGC
Coding sequences within it:
- a CDS encoding alpha/beta fold hydrolase; its protein translation is MDVIPLIEPPVQSIILADGRQLTWQEFGVPEGRPVLYFHGGGSFSPEAGIFHREAVANNIRLISTNRPGAGGSSLCPGRPAGAYSHDLAELLAHLKIDKFACFGESNGGMMTLAIAAAMSDRVIGAVPINPTVPWFDPMARRVTAGSVAIAYRLMRYAPWLLASLAETASGRVRKMKTEPRPGKSRFDALNLMGPPPGTEQDIGDILWYVTECKNKPALLAELKWAAHDWGVDYHSIPVRLDFYCGVHDAQAPFALVLADENPDAQFHYFRFGHHGYCHPDARARIVGTVAGYFNRGTA
- a CDS encoding alpha/beta hydrolase, with amino-acid sequence MLQKIDRRAALLLAGGLAATATTSATAKAPKAAPGTFQSMPMPYASMFPRTKYYEIDSARAGARYAVWVSVPEVYDKDPSRRFPAVFAPDGNHFVAFSTMLCELGQWDLIDKYQSTVQVCIGYTGKDADVSLAVRARDLLPPKEPLPPGMVDAMRNGGASDLLDEAGIELYIHNLENPAGDRFLAFLSDELYPFIAKNYRIQPDNLGLFGHSYGGLFTTYAALQPRTIFRYFGASSPGILPGASTVFKLHADAAAAGGLSERNLHLTVGTRELTVPGLYQYMVGGGSIEFIRTAGATPVKGLDFSSKLMPDESHMTLAHPAAFEFMRQFYRVRA
- a CDS encoding DUF885 domain-containing protein, which translates into the protein MTTDSAKPALDALVDDIWSAILERDPYMASASGRKVVRFGRGDLTEAEAIAAAARQRRDRLDRLDLTGLDRTDRLTAGFIRHWLETEIDEPQRWWTGFGIAPYSGLWLSLIPRMVFAPIDLTDPAETARYVKLASEFAGAIDGMRERVLAQAERGWRLPRPALPNARKTLEGNASIAVSTVLLADDRPADAATRAAVVEIVEAKLKPAFARLLDTIGADYEAAAPEAAGMMHQPGGAEAYRLWLRYHLGANLDPAALHQLGLDEVGRLAAEMERVRIEQFGHNGDEASFHNRLREDPKAKAPSAEALEATYARHLDRMAPVFDRMFRKAPQSPAAVKRLPRELEAGMTFGYYQTPAEPGAEGIYFYSGNGIPDRMQMNAAALIFHELVPGHHVHLSRQQENTALPEIRRNLHASTAFNEGWAEYASGLGEEAGLFDDPYDYYGFLSHQRFVSQRLVVDTGLNALGWTLEEAHAYMSANTLEKPEQVTSDILRYATDLPGQALCYRWGCLKFRELRARAEARLGAKFDLADFHEAILDQGCLPIPVLEQSLDQWAGEVEGR
- a CDS encoding TonB-dependent receptor, which encodes MQYRKLWLATACTGALITAPGAYAQSVDGSSGSEYHGAEIVVTASKREERLRDVPTAITAIGSDAIETLGIRDFRDYGTLTPGLSQRDFGAPGTGTVILRGLNTGPQQTTNTSAFYIDDAPYSSNGFLSVGSLVTPSPDLVDVERIEVLKGPQGTLYGASNLGGLVRVITKKADPSSFSGMAQVEGETLAHGDEGWAARAAVNLPVITDKLAVRISGFYRKTAGFTDNVATGENNVNSSTIKGGRIALRVTPTERLTLDLTGFYQDIDNDNSSGQDNVTGTTRPLFGKYKFSAVDGTGGSQIKYRSVGGTASYETDAGAIVAVANYVKTQSAISSDYTDIYGSYLSLIGIVPPGTQTIGDLGPNMKKFSAELRFVSDRIGAFEFVAGGFYTNEKSRYPFVITARNAAGTPLPTPFDILFRSTSFANYEEYAAFGNLTFYLTDRLDVTGGIRYAKNDQSSRGPAGILFYAPTQPTSTSFSDDATTYLATVRYRPTDNVSLYARAASGYRPGGPQNSTLLPPTAQTVIRADTVWNYEAGVKATALDGALSANLAVYHIDWKDIQLNTLFGGVTLQGNAGSAKVDGFELELQARPSQNFVFGANVGHTNARISKIDPVAAASLGAQSGDKLPLTPSWTVAAFADQKIPFSDKIKGSIGATIRMQSDMPSSYPGYALNPNIKIPSVTTVDLRAGLEMSPVSLQLRVENLFDKLGYTSLATNALYAGQPVPTNATVTRPRAFILSATANF
- a CDS encoding helix-turn-helix transcriptional regulator; translated protein: MALAAASRPGNVRRQMAAMTPSGTAGGGFRRFAIQGDVPSLALNYAKPDWGLPEYEEQPPEIDIIEPMGDPCHYRFHMAKDYAQGHVEFCGLADGFLVHFNDITHDFLNAMSVQAPDILRVRIASDGDGEYVTAKGDRIDLKGAMSAIIVEPAGVSPAKAVFIGHNRTVTVYIHRDTLRQLYADRVHELPSALQAFVGGRLRETVAQRLPLNASLLRCLEDLHGCDLDGHSRRLYIRSKAIEILCQAFKAMAKDDSAGAIDGTAQVTRGVLKAQQRLLENFVDPPSLEDLARDVGLSRSSLCAGFRQIVGQTVFDYIGDLRMRQALSMLNERTVSITEIAYAVGYSHPSSFSLAVQRRFGTTPSELRRRGLPGA